In a genomic window of Demequina muriae:
- a CDS encoding ROK family transcriptional regulator: MTEATPPRPLAAGRGSRNESTRRHNLSTLLSLVHHRRSASRAELTRLTGLNRSTIGALVADLAAAGLVEETAPATGTVGRPSPIIRPDSRVTAIAVNPDVDAILVGLVGLGGVVHGRRRIALADVPSVDASIEHVRAAVAALTADAPVGLRVVGTGIAVPGLVRTSEGVVTRAPHLLWRDEPVAAAYAEAFGVPAAADNDANTALAAETLFGAGRERSDLIYLNGSTSGIGGGVLVGGAVLRGADGFAGELGHTLVTPGGEDCHCGRSGCLETEVNLQRLEAAAGDRALNHDDLDTALAGELPPALGDEIDRQVDVLARAIASFVSVFNPESAILGGFLGTMYALRTERLEAAVAAHAFSPLADGLRIERAALRDELLMVGAAELAFASLLADPLGER; encoded by the coding sequence ATGACTGAGGCGACACCGCCGCGTCCCCTCGCGGCCGGACGGGGCAGCCGCAACGAGTCGACTCGCCGCCACAATCTGTCCACCCTGCTGTCGCTGGTCCACCACCGGCGCTCGGCGTCGCGGGCGGAGCTCACGCGACTGACCGGACTGAATCGCTCCACGATCGGCGCCCTCGTGGCCGACCTGGCAGCGGCGGGACTCGTCGAGGAGACCGCCCCCGCCACCGGCACGGTGGGCCGGCCCAGCCCGATCATCCGGCCCGACTCCCGGGTCACCGCCATCGCGGTCAATCCCGATGTCGACGCGATCCTCGTGGGGCTGGTCGGACTCGGCGGCGTGGTGCATGGCCGCCGCCGCATCGCACTCGCCGACGTTCCCAGCGTCGACGCAAGCATTGAGCACGTCCGTGCAGCAGTCGCGGCGCTGACGGCCGATGCGCCCGTGGGCCTGCGTGTGGTGGGAACGGGCATCGCGGTGCCTGGACTGGTGCGCACCTCCGAGGGGGTCGTGACCCGCGCACCCCACCTGCTGTGGCGAGACGAGCCCGTGGCGGCTGCGTATGCGGAGGCATTCGGCGTGCCGGCGGCCGCCGACAACGATGCCAACACCGCGCTCGCCGCCGAGACGCTCTTCGGCGCAGGGCGCGAGCGGTCCGACCTCATCTACCTCAATGGCTCGACGTCCGGCATCGGCGGCGGCGTGCTGGTGGGAGGCGCGGTGCTGCGAGGGGCGGACGGCTTCGCCGGCGAGCTCGGGCACACCCTCGTCACTCCCGGCGGTGAGGACTGTCACTGCGGCCGATCGGGATGCCTCGAGACCGAGGTCAACCTGCAGCGGCTCGAGGCCGCTGCGGGGGACAGGGCGCTCAACCACGATGACCTGGACACGGCGCTCGCGGGCGAACTGCCGCCGGCGCTCGGCGACGAGATCGACCGTCAGGTCGACGTCCTGGCGCGTGCCATCGCCTCCTTCGTCTCCGTCTTCAACCCCGAGTCGGCGATCCTCGGCGGGTTCCTGGGAACCATGTACGCGTTGCGCACCGAGCGGCTCGAGGCCGCCGTCGCGGCCCACGCCTTCTCGCCGCTGGCCGACGGCCTTCGGATCGAACGCGCGGCGCTGCGCGACGAGCTGCTGATGGTGGGCGCGGCCGAACTCGCCTTCGCGTCACTGCTGGCAGATCCGCTCGGCGAGCGCTGA
- a CDS encoding L-lactate permease has translation MLTALAALPVAAILILMVGAKWSASLAGATAAFGAIILALTAFEYGQDDPFGPLEGVIGVLARAAWVAFTVMLIIGPALGVHHLQQRTGATAALEAGLARITPDPRVAALLIVWFFCLLIEGAAGFGTPVALAAPFLVAAGFKPVTAVVAAMVGHASAVPFAAVGTPTLAQLAIVDYAPRELSWAVAPYMAVVGLVLAFVVARLVGTLLPTAGPPWRWMAVAYAAFFVPNLLIARFVGPELPSLVGAIGGAVAFILTVRWAVSRRMRADATGTGPPLSAEEIAADEQVRESAEEVIERSEELRAADARAGQSAPVDTVPVHTVRREPRMSVLSATAPYLVLVALVLLTRLAAPVREASQAWEVRWDLFGHFSESIQPLYHPGLLLLVAFLAGAVWQRAAVRDVGLAFEKATYQVIPVFVALVAMVTVAFTMSESGMTTQLAVAAAGAGAAWPLLSPFVGALGTFMTGSATASNILFTEFQDQTALSADLDPVPLMGAQGAGAAIGNLICPHNVVAAAATVGLSGREGQVLTKALPIAAVCLAIIGVMAWVIV, from the coding sequence GTGCTGACCGCGCTCGCGGCGCTGCCCGTCGCTGCAATCCTGATCCTGATGGTGGGCGCCAAGTGGTCGGCCTCGCTCGCGGGCGCGACGGCGGCATTCGGCGCGATCATCCTCGCGCTGACGGCCTTCGAGTACGGACAGGACGATCCGTTCGGCCCGCTCGAGGGCGTGATCGGGGTGCTCGCGCGCGCGGCCTGGGTCGCGTTCACCGTGATGCTGATCATCGGCCCCGCGCTTGGCGTGCATCACCTGCAGCAGCGGACAGGTGCGACCGCCGCGCTGGAGGCCGGGCTGGCGCGCATCACCCCCGACCCGCGCGTCGCAGCCCTGCTGATCGTCTGGTTCTTCTGCCTGCTCATCGAGGGTGCAGCGGGGTTCGGCACCCCGGTGGCGCTCGCGGCCCCGTTTCTCGTGGCGGCGGGGTTCAAGCCGGTGACGGCGGTGGTCGCGGCGATGGTGGGACACGCCTCCGCGGTGCCATTCGCGGCCGTCGGCACCCCGACACTCGCTCAGCTCGCGATCGTCGACTACGCCCCGCGCGAGCTCTCCTGGGCTGTCGCGCCGTACATGGCGGTGGTGGGACTCGTGCTCGCCTTCGTCGTGGCCCGGCTGGTGGGCACCCTGCTCCCGACGGCGGGGCCGCCGTGGAGGTGGATGGCCGTCGCCTACGCCGCGTTCTTCGTCCCGAACCTGCTCATCGCCCGGTTCGTGGGGCCGGAGCTGCCGTCGCTCGTGGGGGCGATCGGCGGCGCGGTGGCATTCATCCTCACCGTGCGCTGGGCTGTGAGCCGCCGCATGCGGGCGGACGCCACGGGCACGGGACCTCCGCTGAGCGCTGAGGAGATCGCGGCCGACGAGCAGGTCCGTGAGAGCGCCGAGGAGGTGATCGAGCGCTCCGAGGAGCTGCGTGCGGCCGATGCGCGGGCGGGTCAGTCCGCGCCTGTCGACACCGTGCCTGTCCACACCGTGCGTCGCGAGCCTCGCATGAGCGTGCTCTCAGCCACAGCCCCGTACCTGGTGCTGGTGGCGCTGGTGCTGCTCACGCGCCTGGCCGCGCCAGTCCGTGAGGCGAGTCAGGCGTGGGAGGTCCGCTGGGACCTGTTCGGGCACTTCTCGGAGAGCATCCAGCCGCTGTACCACCCGGGGTTGCTGCTGCTCGTCGCGTTCCTCGCGGGCGCCGTCTGGCAGCGTGCGGCGGTGAGAGACGTCGGGCTCGCGTTCGAGAAGGCCACCTACCAGGTGATCCCGGTGTTCGTGGCGCTGGTGGCGATGGTGACGGTGGCGTTCACCATGTCAGAGTCCGGCATGACCACTCAGCTTGCCGTCGCCGCCGCCGGCGCGGGCGCCGCGTGGCCGCTGCTGTCCCCGTTCGTCGGGGCGCTGGGGACGTTCATGACCGGCTCGGCGACCGCATCGAACATCCTGTTCACCGAGTTCCAGGACCAGACGGCGTTGTCGGCGGATCTCGATCCGGTGCCGCTGATGGGAGCGCAGGGCGCGGGGGCGGCCATCGGCAACCTCATCTGCCCGCACAACGTGGTCGCGGCGGCGGCGACCGTGGGCCTATCGGGACGCGAGGGTCAGGTGCTCACGAAGGCTCTACCGATCGCGGCCGTGTGCCTCGCGATCATCGGCGTCATGGCCTGGGTGATCGTCTAG
- a CDS encoding aspartate-semialdehyde dehydrogenase, whose product MTLTIAIVGATGQVGTVMRELVAERFPDATVRLFASSRSAGKVLEHLGKDVTVEDIASGDYAGIDIAIFSAGGGPSTEYAPQFAAAGAVVVDNSSAWRMDPDVPLVVSEVNPEALDRLPKGIVANPNCTTMAAMPTLKALHAEAGLTRLIVSTYQAVSGSGVAGVEELGSQVRAVADKADALARDGRSVDFPAPSVYTDTIAFNVLPLAGGLLDDGSNETVEERKLVDESRKILGLPNLRVSGTCVRVPVYSGHSLSVNAEFAAPLSPERAYEILNNAPGVVVDEVPTPLKAAGADPTYVGRIRQDHGVDDGRGLALFIVGDNLRKGAALNAVQIAELLAARITAAKA is encoded by the coding sequence ATGACCCTGACCATTGCCATCGTGGGTGCCACCGGACAGGTGGGCACCGTCATGCGCGAGCTCGTGGCCGAGCGCTTCCCCGACGCGACGGTGCGGCTGTTCGCGTCGTCACGCTCGGCGGGCAAGGTCCTCGAGCACCTCGGCAAGGACGTCACCGTCGAAGACATCGCCTCGGGCGACTACGCCGGCATCGACATCGCGATCTTCTCCGCCGGCGGGGGCCCGTCGACCGAATACGCGCCCCAGTTCGCTGCGGCGGGCGCCGTCGTCGTGGACAACTCGAGCGCCTGGCGCATGGACCCCGACGTGCCGCTGGTGGTCTCGGAGGTCAACCCCGAGGCCCTGGATCGTCTCCCCAAGGGAATCGTCGCGAACCCCAACTGCACCACCATGGCCGCGATGCCCACGCTCAAGGCGCTGCACGCCGAGGCCGGGCTCACCCGCCTGATCGTCTCGACCTACCAGGCAGTCTCCGGCTCCGGCGTCGCGGGGGTCGAGGAGCTCGGCTCGCAGGTGCGCGCGGTCGCGGACAAGGCCGATGCGCTGGCGAGGGACGGTCGCTCCGTGGACTTCCCTGCGCCCTCGGTCTACACCGACACCATCGCGTTCAACGTGCTGCCGCTCGCGGGCGGCCTGCTCGACGACGGCTCGAACGAGACCGTCGAGGAGCGCAAGCTCGTCGACGAGTCGCGCAAGATTCTGGGCCTGCCCAACCTGCGCGTGAGCGGCACGTGCGTGAGGGTCCCGGTGTACTCCGGGCACTCACTGTCCGTGAACGCCGAGTTCGCGGCACCGCTGTCCCCCGAGCGCGCGTACGAGATCCTCAACAACGCCCCCGGCGTGGTGGTGGACGAGGTCCCCACTCCGCTCAAGGCCGCCGGAGCGGACCCCACCTACGTGGGTCGCATCCGCCAGGACCACGGGGTCGACGACGGCCGCGGGCTCGCACTGTTCATCGTGGGCGACAACCTGCGCAAGGGTGCAGCGCTCAACGCCGTGCAGATCGCGGAGCTGCTCGCAGCCCGAATCACCGCCGCCAAGGCCTGA
- a CDS encoding aspartate kinase translates to MPLVVQKYGGSSVSDADALKRVARRIVETRRAGNDVVVAVSAMGDTTDELIDLANAVSTDPAPREMDILLTAGERISMALLAMAIREMGVGAQAFTGPQAGVITTEHHGRARIIDVAPGRLQKAVEDGDVAIVAGFQGLHPDTQDVTTLGRGGSDTTAVALAAALGADVCEIYTDVDGVFTADPRIVPSARKLDRVSYDEMLDLAASGAKVLMPRCVEYARRFDVPIHVRSSFSGLEGTWVTGDTDEGDEMEDPIIAGVAHDRSEAKITVIGVPDVPGSAARLFEAVARADVNIDMIVQNVSAIVTGVTDISFTLPAESIPRATSAIEADRDAIGYAELRTDDTIGKISLIGAGMRSNSGVSAKFFAALRDAGVNIEMISTSDIRISVVTRSETLDDAVRAVHTAFELDSTDGEAVVYGGSGR, encoded by the coding sequence ATGCCTCTCGTGGTGCAGAAGTACGGAGGATCCTCCGTCTCGGACGCCGATGCGCTCAAGCGCGTAGCGCGCCGCATCGTGGAGACGCGTCGCGCGGGGAACGATGTCGTGGTCGCCGTCAGCGCGATGGGTGACACCACGGATGAGCTCATCGACCTCGCCAACGCGGTGAGCACCGACCCCGCGCCGCGGGAGATGGACATCCTCCTCACTGCCGGCGAGCGCATCTCGATGGCGCTGCTCGCCATGGCGATCCGCGAGATGGGCGTGGGCGCGCAGGCGTTCACCGGCCCGCAGGCCGGCGTCATCACCACCGAGCACCACGGCCGCGCCCGCATCATCGACGTGGCTCCCGGGCGCCTGCAGAAGGCGGTCGAGGACGGCGACGTGGCCATCGTCGCGGGATTCCAGGGGCTGCACCCGGACACCCAGGACGTCACCACGCTCGGCAGGGGCGGCTCTGACACCACCGCCGTGGCCCTGGCCGCCGCGCTCGGTGCGGACGTCTGCGAGATCTACACCGACGTCGACGGCGTGTTCACCGCGGACCCCCGCATCGTGCCGTCCGCTCGCAAGCTCGACCGCGTCTCGTACGACGAGATGCTCGACCTGGCCGCCTCGGGCGCCAAGGTCCTCATGCCGCGGTGCGTGGAGTACGCGCGGCGATTCGACGTGCCGATCCACGTGCGCTCGTCCTTCTCAGGCCTTGAGGGGACCTGGGTGACGGGGGACACTGATGAAGGAGACGAGATGGAAGACCCGATCATCGCAGGAGTCGCACACGACCGCTCCGAGGCCAAGATCACGGTCATCGGCGTGCCGGACGTGCCCGGCTCCGCCGCACGCCTGTTCGAAGCCGTGGCGCGCGCCGACGTCAACATCGACATGATCGTTCAGAACGTCTCCGCGATCGTCACGGGCGTCACCGACATCTCCTTCACGCTCCCTGCGGAGTCGATCCCGCGTGCGACCAGCGCGATCGAGGCCGACCGCGACGCGATCGGCTACGCCGAGCTGCGCACGGACGACACCATCGGCAAGATCTCGCTCATCGGCGCCGGCATGCGGTCCAACTCCGGCGTCAGCGCCAAGTTCTTCGCGGCGCTGCGCGACGCGGGCGTGAACATCGAGATGATCTCGACCTCGGACATCCGCATCTCCGTGGTGACCCGGTCCGAGACCCTCGACGACGCCGTGCGCGCCGTCCACACCGCATTCGAACTGGACTCGACCGACGGCGAAGCCGTGGTCTACGGAGGGAGCGGACGATGA
- a CDS encoding carboxylesterase/lipase family protein, giving the protein MSLTDDPIVTTTAGRLRGRWRSRTDARGAVTRYATFRGIPYAAPPVGSLRFAAPAPASGWDGVRDAGDFGPTPQRESPYDPPRIPEPSIPGEDVLSVNITTPDPSPSAGLPVLVWIHGGGFVAGSPASPWYVGESFARDGVVTATLSYRLGFEGFGWMEDAAPNRGVLDWLAGLEWIQRHIVSFGGDPSRVTIAGQSAGGAAVMRLLTLPAAQPLFAGAMAISPADASPTRDRARQAAKAVARSLGVSPDVAGMSAVDEVAVFHALGAANPQPDDPIVGLLPRSAEPLPFAPVVDGDLVPQSVTEGIRAGVGAGKPLLIGSTAHEFNEALTGATAARPEADAVELLREAGVPQDLAIAMAAREPERGADWALGQVFTDAIFRAPTAGWAALRGDGPTWGYDFRWESRSDAATGAAHCVDVPFGFDILDAEGVPHAVGEDPPQALANAVHADWLAMVRSGAVDAPRHAPDHSAIMYGADGRRRIAPAYALERRIWSEALARPLPD; this is encoded by the coding sequence GTGAGCCTCACCGACGATCCGATCGTGACCACCACCGCCGGTCGTCTGCGCGGCCGCTGGCGCTCGCGGACGGATGCGCGCGGGGCGGTGACCCGGTACGCCACGTTCAGGGGCATCCCCTATGCGGCGCCGCCCGTGGGGAGCCTGCGCTTCGCCGCGCCCGCCCCGGCGTCGGGGTGGGACGGCGTGCGTGACGCGGGCGACTTCGGGCCGACGCCGCAACGCGAGTCCCCGTATGACCCGCCGCGCATTCCCGAGCCGTCCATCCCCGGTGAGGACGTGCTGTCCGTCAACATCACGACGCCCGATCCGTCGCCGTCAGCCGGGCTTCCGGTGCTGGTGTGGATCCACGGCGGCGGCTTCGTGGCCGGCTCCCCGGCCAGTCCTTGGTACGTGGGGGAGTCCTTCGCGCGTGACGGCGTCGTCACCGCGACCTTGTCATACCGCCTGGGGTTCGAAGGCTTCGGGTGGATGGAGGACGCCGCTCCCAACCGCGGGGTGCTTGACTGGCTCGCGGGCCTCGAATGGATCCAGCGCCACATCGTGTCGTTCGGCGGCGATCCGAGCCGCGTCACCATCGCCGGCCAGAGCGCCGGTGGCGCCGCCGTCATGCGGTTGCTCACTCTGCCCGCCGCTCAGCCCCTCTTCGCGGGGGCGATGGCGATCTCGCCAGCCGACGCTTCGCCGACTCGGGACCGCGCGCGCCAGGCGGCGAAGGCGGTGGCGCGCTCGCTCGGCGTCTCACCGGACGTGGCGGGCATGAGCGCGGTTGACGAGGTCGCGGTGTTCCACGCCCTCGGCGCAGCCAACCCGCAGCCGGACGATCCGATCGTCGGACTGCTGCCGCGCTCGGCGGAGCCGCTTCCGTTCGCCCCGGTCGTGGACGGCGATCTGGTGCCCCAGTCGGTGACGGAGGGGATCCGTGCCGGCGTGGGCGCGGGCAAGCCCCTCCTGATCGGCTCGACGGCTCACGAGTTCAACGAGGCGCTCACTGGCGCGACGGCCGCCAGGCCAGAGGCGGACGCTGTCGAGCTCCTGCGCGAAGCGGGCGTCCCGCAGGACCTCGCCATCGCCATGGCCGCGCGTGAGCCCGAACGCGGCGCGGACTGGGCGTTGGGCCAGGTGTTCACGGATGCGATCTTCCGTGCGCCCACGGCCGGCTGGGCCGCGCTGCGCGGTGACGGCCCCACGTGGGGCTACGACTTCCGCTGGGAGTCGCGCTCGGATGCCGCCACGGGTGCGGCGCACTGCGTCGACGTGCCGTTCGGCTTCGACATCCTGGATGCCGAGGGCGTGCCTCACGCCGTCGGTGAGGACCCGCCGCAGGCGCTCGCGAACGCAGTACACGCGGACTGGCTGGCGATGGTGCGCTCGGGTGCCGTCGACGCCCCGCGGCATGCGCCCGACCACAGCGCGATCATGTACGGCGCCGACGGCCGCCGACGCATAGCGCCCGCCTATGCTCTCGAGCGGCGGATCTGGTCCGAAGCGCTCGCGCGCCCGCTGCCTGACTGA
- a CDS encoding TetR/AcrR family transcriptional regulator — protein MPRPASDKRERLTEAAITLARAHGLEATTLAAIATEAGVAQGSVYYYFKTKADVAQAVADGVAESLASARSTLGPEPTDALVGFLGAYVDDAAAICAHGSLLATASAGTGSDRAHREAIDWLAERFGDLGFAAEAARARAVHLLAGIEGGAALAHALNDLSPLEREATHLGRWVANASA, from the coding sequence ATGCCCCGTCCCGCAAGCGACAAGCGCGAGCGCCTCACCGAGGCCGCCATCACTCTGGCCCGCGCACACGGCCTGGAGGCCACCACTCTGGCCGCGATCGCGACCGAGGCGGGCGTGGCTCAGGGCTCCGTGTACTACTACTTCAAGACCAAGGCGGACGTCGCGCAGGCCGTGGCAGACGGTGTCGCCGAGTCCCTCGCGTCAGCACGATCGACGCTCGGACCAGAGCCCACCGACGCCCTCGTCGGCTTTCTGGGTGCGTACGTGGACGACGCCGCCGCGATCTGCGCGCACGGATCGCTGCTCGCCACCGCATCGGCCGGGACCGGCAGCGACCGGGCGCACCGGGAGGCCATCGACTGGCTCGCCGAGCGCTTCGGAGACCTGGGCTTCGCCGCCGAGGCCGCCCGCGCCCGTGCGGTCCACCTCCTCGCGGGGATCGAAGGCGGGGCCGCGTTGGCGCACGCGCTGAACGATCTGTCTCCGCTCGAGCGGGAGGCCACCCACTTGGGGCGCTGGGTGGCGAACGCCTCCGCCTGA
- a CDS encoding ABC transporter ATP-binding protein, with amino-acid sequence MTIIDEAPPMTGAITARGVERSFGSVHAVESATLSVPHGKVTALIGPNGSGKTTLMLMLSGLLRPDAGEITVAGADPRTDAAAVRAAIGWMPDQLGSWDNLTCLQTLTLMGEAYRIPRTAARARGAALLDRVHLSEFANRPARVLSRGQKQRLSLARALVHDPQVLLLDEPANGLDPRSRVDLRLLVRELAAEGRAVLVSSHVLAELDAMVDDAIFMSKGRTLGADAAAMVADARLKYRIDAIDPAALHAALTEGGVDFEPTETGAITRIADEANAAQALGWLVRHGVQVHRFGPVGSALEQTYMAMNEERR; translated from the coding sequence ATGACCATCATTGACGAGGCGCCCCCGATGACGGGGGCCATCACGGCACGAGGAGTGGAGCGGTCCTTCGGATCGGTCCACGCGGTCGAGTCCGCGACCCTCTCCGTCCCCCACGGCAAGGTGACCGCGCTCATCGGTCCCAACGGAAGTGGGAAGACCACTCTGATGCTCATGCTCTCGGGACTCCTCAGGCCCGACGCTGGCGAGATCACGGTGGCGGGAGCGGACCCCCGCACGGACGCCGCGGCCGTGCGCGCCGCCATCGGCTGGATGCCGGATCAGCTCGGCTCGTGGGACAACCTCACGTGCCTGCAGACTCTTACGCTGATGGGCGAGGCCTACCGGATCCCGCGCACTGCGGCACGGGCCCGCGGTGCCGCACTGCTGGATCGCGTGCACCTGAGCGAGTTCGCGAACCGGCCCGCACGGGTCCTGTCCCGCGGTCAGAAGCAGCGGCTGTCGCTCGCACGAGCGCTCGTGCACGACCCTCAGGTGCTCCTCCTCGATGAGCCGGCCAACGGTCTCGACCCGCGCTCGCGGGTGGACCTGCGACTGCTCGTGCGCGAGCTCGCTGCGGAGGGGCGCGCGGTGCTGGTATCCAGCCACGTGCTCGCCGAGCTCGACGCCATGGTCGACGACGCGATCTTCATGTCGAAGGGCCGCACGCTCGGCGCGGACGCGGCCGCGATGGTCGCCGACGCACGCCTCAAGTACCGCATCGACGCGATCGACCCCGCCGCACTCCACGCGGCCCTCACCGAGGGCGGCGTCGACTTCGAGCCCACCGAGACCGGGGCGATCACACGCATCGCCGACGAAGCGAATGCCGCGCAGGCGCTGGGGTGGCTGGTGCGACACGGGGTGCAGGTCCACCGGTTCGGTCCCGTGGGCTCCGCCCTCGAACAGACCTATATGGCGATGAATGAGGAGCGGCGATGA